Below is a window of Xyrauchen texanus isolate HMW12.3.18 chromosome 1, RBS_HiC_50CHRs, whole genome shotgun sequence DNA.
ATTCTTTATTTTAACTCATACATAAAGGATGTACTTAATCACTCTCACCAGGCATGTTACCTAGATGACAAATAAGTACCTTTTGGTGTTATGGGTTCTATTAAGACTCTTTGTAGCCATTGTTCAAATACTGACAATAATACCCTACCTGCTCCACTTCTTCTCCCACTGTGTTTCCTGCTCCATCCAGGCTTCTGCCACCCCATCTCACCTGTTATGTGTTATGTAGCAGTACTTCAGAAGTTTTGATATAACATCATCCAATCAGgcataaacatgcacaaatgtaaaaaatcatCCTTTGCATTGAAGATTGCTTGAATGTTACAACTACATTAATTCATACAATTATCTATAAAACATCTCGTGAAACAAGCTTTTTATATGGCAGGGAAAAACAAAATCTGTCCTACAAATTTGAACAAGCAGCTGAAAAGCAATTGCTGAAAGATAACACACAGCACGTTCTATTATCCGACCCATTGTTTCCCTATAGCTACAGGCATACCAGACTTAAAGTTATTGCATGTACCTCGCATTTTGCTGTATGGGCTTTGGCATGCATGACGCTCAGGAATGGCCTCATTTCTGTCAATGGCAGAAGTTCAGGTAAACCCTCTGCTACTTTGTTAAGGTAGGGCCAGTACCTAAAAAGCAGGAGCAGCACCATGTGAGTGTAATAAAGATCCATATTTAATTGAAATCTAAAATGATTAATATCACTGTAAAGTAGGGAAACAAGACATTTTAATCATGGAGTTGGATTTGCAATATGACAATGAGTACCTGCATGTAACATCCATACAGAAGAATGTAACATTTGCCTTCTTTGACATCTCTCTTTGAAGAAACATTGGGTAAGCAAATATTTCTCCACGGTAATGGTTCAGTCCTCGTAAGAGAAACCCATGTCTGTTAAATCAGAGGAAAATCTAGTTGTTAAGAATCAATTGACCCAGTAATGCCTGGCTTAAGCACACATCTGTCAACAGACAGCCTATAACAAagtatatgataaatataatactTGGCTACTACAAAGGATAGATAAATACCACTCTGCAAGCAAAAGTGTGAAATGCTTTGAATTTTTACTCAGACTTGGATTGCCATTAAAACTCAATATCAGACTCAAGaatcataaacatacacacacacacacacacacacacatacatacctgCAAACTGCAACTTGAATGCCCTCCTCATCTATCTGAGCACCAGACTTTTTGGACATCTCTCTGCCAGCAGTGAACTTGGCAGTACCGCAGACAGCACTGTCATTTGCCTATTAAGTCAGTTTATAACACATTTTAAGGTacatcaaaacacaaaactaaatgtatgtataaacaaccattaaaaaactattataaaaacaaaaacaaatcaaatgtttGTACACTTCTCATGTTGCCTCTGATAAGGTCAACAAAGGTAGCAACTTCCACGTCCTTGGCCAGGAACAAGCCCTCATATATTGGTGGCTCCTCAGTCCTGTCCATGATAAGATAACATGCGTCAATAATAAAAATCACAAGTACTACCTTTACTATTTGTTAAAATGTAAGTTATAATCACTCAAACACAACCCGAAAGGCTACTATTTGTGTTAAGCAAATCTAAAATAAACTTCAGAAAAGTACCTATACCTACCCTTTTGACTTGCTGAAGCGGTAATGTTTTCGGTTTCCATCAGAGCAGACAGCCAACATGTCTGGAGAACATGCTGGACATTCAAAATGATGGACCTGGCACATATCCTCTTCTTTGTATTGACAAAAGGTAAACTCAAAAAGCTTCAGCTGAAATGTATCAGCACAGATACTACCTGTCTgcatatttagaaatgttttgtaaGGATTTTTTAAGCAATGCCTAAAATTAAATATTAGGTATACagtaatataattttgttttttatgtttcagtGATATTCAGGCAGATTTACCCTTCCAGCTTGAACAGATCTGTGCTCCAACATTTTCAGGAAGGCCTGCCTGGACATAGCTGGTGCCGTTACCTTCATATGGTCAAACGAGGTGAAGACATCAAACTTGTATAGGGTCTGGCAGCTGGTGCTAGCTGGCCAGTACCGATAAACAAGCAGGTCCTTCACCTCGGGAGTCCATTCTGCAGAGCATGATGGACAGGATTTCGAGGCAAGCAGACATTGTATCGTCCTGTGAACAAGTGAATATACTGTAGTAAAAACTTAAATAATTTCAGTAATCAAATTCTAACAGATTGCCTTCTATACAGAGATACAAATATATGTTATCTTAGCTTTTTGACATGGCATTGCCTGAAAATGTCATGGTGATAAAAATCTTTGAGTTGCACACAGTGGTAAAGTTCTAGTACAATAATACTTTCAGATCAACATACCATTGATGGTGACCACAGAAATATGCTTCCCTGGAGTGGTTGTGAGGTCATGAGTGCATTCACAAATTGACCTTGGTGCAGGAACAGGCAGATGACATACTGCAAATCAGAAAGAAGTTATAAAGGGTGTATTTACAGTTTCTCCTTAGTCCCTTAGATACATTTCCCAAAACGCTATCCTCATTTttaaaatagtgttttaaaaCCCAACAATGAATCCAAACTGGCTACACCACTATTCCAACTGTAATTGTCACTATGTTTAAACAACATGTAAATGCTTAAGCATATTTGGAAAAATATTAACACACAATTGACTTTGCTGTTCAAAGATATGCTGGTCAGAACTGTCAAAACCAATCAGACTTTTGTTATTCAGCtattaaatttctttcacacttGCACTTTGAAGTTTTGAGaataagcttaaaatgtctaagcCATTTATAAACACTGTTAAATATAAACATGTGCACTATCTACAACAACTTCGGGAATTACACAATAAGTATGAGACAATTTGATATAATGCTAATTTTAACATACTTTGTTCACAAAACTGAGGCTGGCCATTTTCATTCACCAGCACAGCAGTTGTAGGGGGAATGGGCTCAAGAAATCCATGGAACACAGCCTCTCTGTCATGGAAGACATTTCTCTTGTGGGCCTCCATGTCACAGGTAGCACAGAGGAACTCCATGTCCAGTGGTACACAGTCCAGGCACCTAATCACAGCTTCTACAACACAGCATCTGTGACAATTTTGGATGAAAACTCTCTGGGCTGAGAGCTTTGCATCAAAAAGCATAGGCCTAGCACTTTTCATTCTCACATCTGTGAGAAGCTGCCTTTGTTCCCAAGCAGAAACCAGTCTGTCTGTTCCCTCCGGAACCTGCACTGCAGTTATGGTGTCCCTTAACTCTTGGAGccttgtttctaaaaaaacaaaaatatacattcacTTGTCCTTAAAAGGTCTATACTCATGATTATGataacacacaaatatatatatcagTTATACTGTGAGTCTGTAGTGGAACTGACAAAACATAATGCTTGAATATGATTAAATTAATGGTGGAAATCGTGGAAAAACTGTAGTGTAATGTTACTACTGTAACACTCAGTATTCTCACCAAGACTTGCCAACTCTTGATCTTCTATCTGAAGGCCTTCCTCATGCACAGGATCCCTTCTTCTTGATTGAGAAGCAACTGCAGAGACAGTCATTTTGTTTAACCCTTTGACCAATATAACATGAAACCAAttcatttcaaaatgaaaatattccATAAGGACTGGAGGCAGGGAAACTaagcaaaaaatattaaaacacaacacaagtaaGGATTATCAGTCGCACGCTCTTAAACTATCTTGTATATTAGTTTTCACAAACATTGCAACACCATTTTGTCAAAGTGGTGTCTGATTCTCATTTTATATTACGTGTAATCACCAAAACACTATTTAATGAATTATCTTCATTCTTAAATACAGTAATCATGTTTTAGTTAAGAACAAACCTGATCCAGGGCAGTGTGTTTCCCGACGTTTCTCACGCCTGCCTGTGACCAGTGGATTAGTGAAGGATCTCTTCCTGCTTTTCCTTGTTTTTCTTTGAGGAACGGCAGGGTTTTCCATGGCCATGAGAGCCTATATATATTGAGAGCACATATACCAGCAGCACTTAGAATTGAGCATTATTCAGTAGTTGCATAAAAGGGTCTTACTAACCCTTTACATCACATCTATAAACAACAATAGCAATTACTATTTTCAGATTTAGGTATTTGCTTATCATGAAAAGCCTTACTCTGGATTCATGGACTAAAGCATCACTAATTAATGCTGCCATGTGCATCCTGGCATCATTGGGATCATCAAAGACCCTTACGTCAGAATTGAGGGACATCACGtacaaatacaaacaatacagacacaatataaaaaacaacacaaaatgaagaaagagagagaagagagagtgaTCGaaagagacgagagagagagagagagagagagagagaaacagagtgaTCGAAAAGAGACAAGTGAGAAAGAGAGTGGCTCTTAAAAGTGCCGTtgttttgatttgtgtgtgtgtgtgtgtgtgtgtgtgtttgtgttggtggAGTCAAAGTGTTGCAATAATGCTGTAAAACAGGAAAAAGCAAAAGATTATTACAATAGCCTTTGTAGTAAATGGGCATGTCTTAATTGTTAGGACAgagtaatttaaattattaattaaatattgatcaatcACAACAACTACGTACAATATAAATCAATCCTTACTGTACAAATATCAGATTTGTACCACATCCACTTGACAAGAGCAAGTACCTACACAAATCTATTTTTAATtaggcatttattatttttatttatgttcagtAACAATTACACTCTTATCTCATGATGATTTCAGTGTCTTCTAAAATGGCAAAGTCTTACAAAAGTATGGCACCATAGTGTTACAGGATATTCTATCTATAAGTTAGTGGAGGGTCGTCTCTATATTTAATTCTGCATTAATTATGTCAGCAGGTATGAACGGTCATTGACACTGAGACGCACTGAGCAGTCAAATCCTCTGGAAAGACTCCAGGTCCACTTTTTATTCTAGTTCATCCCTGATTGCGGTCATTCTACGTCTGACATTTACTTTGCACTTTGAATAAAACTTTAACCACTTTGTTTAATTGTTGTCTTCACAACACATGGGCAAATACATGAGTTTAAACTGATTTTGGTAGCTGGCAGTGCCACAATCCAACTGTGCCAGGGACAGCTGTCATTTGGCTGTCTAGCTAACTACTTTGGAGGGTAACATAACCGTGTAAATGATAATGCAACACTAACAAATTTAACCTAATCTCCAGGGATGAAACGCTACACAGATAGGGCTACAACTAAAGAAATAACAGCAAAGGTTTTGCGTGCttcttaacaaacaaacacacattgggTTGAGATGCTTACTGTAGTCAGGTGGCGGGTGAAATGAGCGGTAAACGCATACAGTGACATGGGTAAGATGCGTGCGTAACGTGACGTACCGTTGTAGTGATAACGAGTGAAAGtcttctgattcaaaataataattattaataatattcgcTGCTACGACATAAAAAAGTAATAACTAATTCACTATAATACAAGGACGTTTCGTAAACTATAAAACATCATTTACGAGCGCGCGTAACGTGAGGTTTCTTTGCCGTGGTAACGACTGAAAGtcttctgattcaaaataataattattaataatattcactGCTATGACAGAAAAAAGTCGTTACTAATTCACTataataaatgataacagaagGAGGTTTCGTGAAAACATCATTTACGGGCGCGCGTAACGTGACGTTTTGTTGCCGTGGTAACGACTGAAAGtcttctgattcaaaataattaataataattaataatattcacTACTATGACAGAAAAAAGTCGTAACTAATTCactataataaatgataaaataaggaCGTTTCGTGAAAAACATCATTTACGGGCGCGCGTAACATGACGTTTTGTTGCCGTGGTAACGACTGAAAGTCTTCGgattcaaaataattaataataattaataatattcacTACTATGACAGAAAAAGTCGTAACTAATTCACTATAATAATTGATAAAATAAGGACGTTTCGTAAACTACTAAACATCATTTATGGGCGCGCGTAACGTGACGTTTCGTTGCTGTGGGAACGACTGGAAGtcttctgattcaaaataataattattaataatattcactGCTATGACAGAAAAAAGTCGTAACTAATTCACTataataaatgataacagaagGTGGTTTCATAAACTACAAAACATCATTTACGGACGCGCGCGTAACGTGACGTTTTGTTGCTGTGGTAACGACTTAAAGTCTtctaattcaaaataataattattaataatattcgcTGCTATGACAGAAAAAATCAGAACTAATACactataataaatgataaaaggAGGACGTTTCGTAAACTAGAAATCAACATTTACCGCCGCCAACTGTGTGACGTTATTGAACCAGGGAATCCGTGTGTCCACCACGACAAATGAGCCCAATTGACTTTGTATGGGTGTTGTTTTCGTGATACCGACACGTAATTTTACACACTTACGTGACACCATCACGTAAATCGAGGTTAAGGGCTCGTGTTCATTTCACGTATTTCTGTGAGAACAGGTTGTTACAGctagttatcgctaacgtccgtacaaagtaggctaacctaaatagtaaaagtaattccaacttttttttcggtatactctgtctataatatctcagaattaaaaagtagtaatccaagtcgagttcgttgactgagcatcttgagcagtttggtggcccttaaccctttaactgtcacccctcccccttttttcgcacagacctgaaaatcactatccaaacttaaatggttgtatttcaagaatgctttgtcatatataccgatggacaagttgtgttccaaattttaggttaatatctcaaaaaatgagctttcagtaagattttatttgggcgcagtaaaaaactttTTTACTAGATGGACAGCCACTTCCTTACTGACCATATAAGGGCGCCTCCATTTTCATATATGTTTTGAGTGATCTGAACCATGTATTTCCATAATTTTCATTCAATTTATGAAGTAGACATCCTATTCAGAAGtagcccagatagcaaaaaatgtccgcacggcttctttttgccaccgtccccaagctgtcggcaataggtgcgtcccactggcggggatgaagcgtttgccgccgaattcgtcactcccatttcttgcgagatgccgccggcggtcagacggcgggccgcccgcttcattttctctggcggttgcctcgcggcaatcgaccgcggccgaccggcggcaagccgctttgaaatagcctacaaggacagcttagactctcaaaatcgaccagccatgttggctattattattttttgctccaaagccattagggtttataacatagtcttgactcttgattccatgataaggtaaggtttaggaaatgacatttaaattactttgaaactctgaagcgattatacagtaatatatgtaaaatatattgaattatttatgcacaggtgaaaattgtttacatttctttgattgatgcacattgagacatgcaataaaccaaaaataattcctttttgtaaaacttacttggcaataaatatctttctgattctgattaggttttaaaatagatatttaatacagggtatgaacaatttagcagaataaattgatgaagttagacttttcaccaatgcctgtatcagtgaacagtgaaagacatctgcaacatggccaaaatatcgggtatactttaattatttttattaatttgcaaccatggtgatatctatcataaacatgaaaatccctgttttgacgtgaaggataaactcaatgaaaaagcgaaattatcctctggtttcacagttgcgcagaaatttcgtttatgtctacattttttccaacctcgatttttttgttattttaccttttacaggttttgcaattatgacctgtacaaatgtttaagaaagtgttaaagtccctgtaaaggcaataaaaaaaatctaaacgcattataaatgttaaaaatgtattgctaaaacacatgacaaagactgaactgtgaagttccgctgtcgccatatctgtttccggtttacttgcgcgtcgcccaaaatgtctttttactcgatgtctccagaatcttccgaaaatacgcgtcagcgatgttcatcgcattgttgatgcctggtcccttgctccgacaagcaagagggacaagggctttaaactctacatatcgagttatctgcacaactacaagggtaagtattttaatctaatgtggtgtgccggcagatagcggctaagctagttcagccacgtgttcatttttaatgtaacgttagtatagaagcttgttttttcttagttttaaagcagactgtttgttaatttttgtgataattgtgatatcaattatattaacttggtctcctctcagtttctaataaagatcaggacaccggtgaagtcactgtcagggcattgtgttacaggtccatgagaaaatcagaatcagaatcagctttattgccaagtatgcttacacatacaaggaatttgtctaggtgacaggagctaccagtcaacaacaatacaaacaataccaaaaaacagcagcaagacataggtaattaaaaacaaaaaagaacacaaaataaataattatacatatacgtacatacactcaccttcatacatacccacatacacacacgtagtgcaaatctaatacaatctgtatataaagaacaaaaaacagtatattatgtacagagcaatgtaagtaaaagcagataaacctcacagtttgagtgtatggtgaagctagaattgataagaccgcagttataggcttgttactttaatagcccgatgttcctggggacttcggctaaggttattcatgtttaatgtaactcaaatcaaatgaaaacagttattgtaggcaggtaagtttccctagctggtcccctctgtgtaaaatgcgttcttattcaagttttcaactcagtcattcgtttaagatgcaatcttgtgttataagtattaggctatcatgattatacagtgagcaagctatataaataagtatttaatataataaaagtgtagagcaacaaccgaggttgtaaggtaaaggctgaatattgtagatttattacaatatgttgcatgtttgaattaaaatacctgtggatatgcaggagcacacactctacaaaggcctgactggagatttgcctgatctatccgtccttcaggtgagtagggatataacaatagcacatttcactgtacagtatgatatatcaaccaaaatctgtataccaatatttcattttctttttcctccccttttacaaacaaatattctgcttcaaagaaaaaaaatgaaattgatgttatcataagggttcttcattatgaacttgtatgccatgcataacatactgtggatagaaattacagggaaagttactggtatgataattgtggttatattatattactattatatttagtgtattgctaatcaatatattgttacttcccagatgacagcggctcacttcaagagcaggtgaagcaagttgggacaatgttgaagacatttgctcgcactgggcaatcaggtacaacttgcaaacaacacctgtggttgttggtttaattcccactggggccacctgtacatgtagtagacctagatataaatgtcatagtttagtagttgaaggaccaggactgactactttattcttttattctgggaacccctgtaggtgcagatcaaaccctaatgctgcgacgtcttggaatttggcgatgttgtgcgtagcatggacgacaaaatgctatgctgcaacgtttcagtgccaatgtgtctgttggagagttatccctgccaggggatctgttactcccctagacacccaggaagatttggcgttgcttgacaacagtttgaggcaggataaagagctccagcaacgatttgtaagtgtgccgatttcgtttataacggtatagggtaatctaaaaagtaaaattaagatcgtacactgcatattctacagtctgaatccacagcctgtcacattttaaatttatgagaagcttcagagaaatgtaatttgtaacatgttttttttgtattttcagcttcggttttggcaatcaaatgtgggagagacctaaagacaaccgtgtggcgaatgcttcagagtatcttctctaatcacctttccatcaatacaacctggactggtgtaggggataaagcatgttttagagacatgttcctgaagaccattgttcaaagtaagttggatatttttttatatttaagtagatgtgtatgaccttatgccattcaaatggaatgacagatctttattttctacaggagccatccggaagaacccggcaacacaggatgccactgatgaggcgatccaggttaagcgttacctgaaaggagcatctgaacatgaaggtggaaaaagcgccgcacagctgagagggacccacagccgaccccttaaacctaggctgactactgacaccccagcatcactgacaactggaaccctttctttatcctgcagtcagtaacatcaagacccctaaaaagcctgctaaaagtgtcagactacactcacccaatccacactgttcactgtggaaattgctctttttttttttttttttttttctcgtgaccctgctttgagggcagctccttggatgaatatgggatggtttgtccttttatacaggcgcacgaggaatcactgaagatatgctaatttgcactgcctcattctggaggtcgggaaaaccggtgattcttagcccactacgccacacagtccccaacctctccagacattctgattggctgtgttctctacagccagattttctgctgttaattatatttattcccacttgttgtcatgtgtaagttgaatgtcaaaatgtatattatacctgttatcctgcacattccttgataccaaagatctcaattatttcatatacaatttgctgcttatttcattgttacagtgcttaactattctatttttaaatatagcttgtaaatcctagattatacatctaatacttgatatttgcacattatctggtatcaaatattctacttaccgtgactttagtattggcttatttcattccgtcagtgcttaacaattctattatagtttgtaaatcctatttcatacctctgatacttgatattgcacattaactagtaccaaaaattatactttcattccatcacagtgcttaactgttattctattgttaaatatagcttgtaaatccttgtgccacaggtcagcattgcagttataatggtatattctactccagagctttactctaaattattaccacttaacctattgttagaaatgacttgtaaatatgatgttatacctcaatttatttggtatcctgcactttctttggtaccaaatatcctcattgcttgtgtttactggtaattcttttcatcccagagctgacctctttatattattaacaattattgtaagtgttacaatagtgttttttaaaaaaaaagaaattggaaacctgcatgttcttttgtgtgtgtgtgtatatataatgtttgtatttttctgttatttatatttcagtgatctgacatcttgtttcaatgacagttactgtactttgaaatgtggaattaaaacgccaaatggaaatttgtctggtttgatcaatcattattcttgataaactgcatgctataaatatatatatatatatatatatatatatatatatatatatatatatacacacaataagcggcgacagatcgctcgaaaaagcgtttgcctccgacggtccgccttcgatataacggcggcgagcggcggctggccagcgggccgtccgcgtatcgaaggcggtaggaaggcggctgccgcttttaaaaagcggctgccgccggcggaccgccgtcaaacGTATTTGCGATCAATAAACAtgccagcggaccgccgacttattgctatctgggagtATGGGTGGTTTGGCAGTATTTTGATTTGAATTCAACCTCAATTTTATAGCTCGCAGCCGCATCACAAATCGAGAAtccataatatttttgtttatatatataaaaaaaatcagacttttttttttaataaaatttaattgGTGTTATTTTTGGAACTCTTGACATACAAAAAAACAGGTTTCTACCAATCTTTCatgatttttcatgtttattgCTATTTCAAAATGAAGGCCTAAACACGCCTAatgaatattaaatattcttGTTGCAAATTGATAAATTACTGCTCctctgtaattatttaaaaaaaaaacatccaccaAATATG
It encodes the following:
- the LOC127621947 gene encoding uncharacterized protein LOC127621947: MAMENPAVPQRKTRKSRKRSFTNPLVTGRREKRRETHCPGSVASQSRRRDPVHEEGLQIEDQELASLETRLQELRDTITAVQVPEGTDRLVSAWEQRQLLTDVRMKSARPMLFDAKLSAQRVFIQNCHRCCVVEAVIRCLDCVPLDMEFLCATCDMEAHKRNVFHDREAVFHGFLEPIPPTTAVLVNENGQPQFCEQICHLPVPAPRSICECTHDLTTTPGKHISVVTINEWTPEVKDLLVYRYWPASTSCQTLYKFDVFTSFDHMKVTAPAMSRQAFLKMLEHRSVQAGRLKLFEFTFCQYKEEDMCQVHHFECPACSPDMLAVCSDGNRKHYRFSKSKGTEEPPIYEGLFLAKDVEVATFVDLIRGNMRSANDSAVCGTAKFTAGREMSKKSGAQIDEEGIQVAVCRHGFLLRGLNHYRGEIFAYPMFLQREMSKKANVTFFCMDVTCRYWPYLNKVAEGLPELLPLTEMRPFLSVMHAKAHTAKCEVRWGGRSLDGAGNTVGEEVEQVNSFLSRAALVTKYMTKAGRVNMLTRQAMGWNRRKRDNLHQVLAHRYVKITERAKVEAASLSNIKEEHNLDQETIQQWVWDVRQWAVTERVYTPGCIEELRADIENITVTLLRKKQDLYRQHDSNQARQKRERK